The Fragaria vesca subsp. vesca linkage group LG2, FraVesHawaii_1.0, whole genome shotgun sequence genome includes a window with the following:
- the LOC101306491 gene encoding rRNA biogenesis protein rrp36-like — MEVSSKKPVSRFREVIQAPKKVVRDPRFESLCGTLNVDGFRKRYDFLFSNELPAEKEDLKKQLKTSKDPEVIEDLKKRISWIDKQLKSDSSKRTEAEILAEHKKKEREKAKQGKQPFFIKNLISGRNDLLKSIQISRDLANLITSWSKGERRMLQRTTDTCRTVDLTTLSSQLNGLTLLH, encoded by the exons ATGGAGGTGAGTAGCAAGAAGCCTGTCAGTAGATTCAGGGAGGTCATCCAAGCGCCCAAAAAG GTGGTACGTGATCCGCGTTTTGAATCTTTATGTGGAACACTGAATGTTGATGG GTTTAGGAAGAGATATGATTTTTTGTTTTCAAACGAGCTTCCAGCTGAAAAGGAG GATCTAAAGAAACAATTGAAGACATCTAAGGACCCAGAAGTCATTGAAGATCTAAAGAAGCGCATATCTTGGATT GATAAACAGCTAAAATCTGATTCGTCTAAGCGTACTGAAGCTGAAATTCTAGCAGAGCACAAGAAAAAAGAGAGAGAAAAAGCAAAGCAAGGGAAACAACCCTTCTTTATCAAAAAT CTGATATCCGGAAGAAACGACTTATTGAAAAGTATACAAATCTCAAG GGATCTGGCAAACTTGATAACTTCTTGGAGCAAAGGCGAAAGAAGAATGCTTCAAAGGACCACAGATACATGCCGTACCGTAGACCTGACAACATTGAGTAGCCAACTTAATGGTCTCACTTTGTTGCATTGA
- the LOC101302623 gene encoding ankyrin repeat-containing protein At5g02620-like: MANPQAQKISPAGIQLSTGNCDSATGIYNQSAHIAVDMSTDSAQPNRPLSYLLEHANREEYLKTCVPLYKYALKGDWEDAERILKRDRNLLRASISRGYETVLHVAAGARRVHFVEKLISMMDEEDLALQDVNGNTALCIAAAAGSLDIVQILLQENKSLLSIRGGKDMTPTYIAVVFGQSEIAWHLYKYPGSDKMLEKTDRENLFFSSISNGLYDLALELLNDDRTLATARTASQKYKTALHILARRPSAFGGSQSPGMWSRLIKSCLMKFSCKGKLNQADEALQLVQRLWEEILKDEHEDVMRLIKYPTNLLFDAAELGNHEFLAELMSSYPELVWETDDRNRTIIHVAVLHRHASIFNLVHEIGSIKDVIVTFADDQGNNIVHMAAKLAPQNQLNLVSGVALQMHRELVWFEEVKRIVQPQYIEMENQQGKTPQELFTKEHRALMRQGESWMKDTAASCLLVATIIATVVFSAAFSIPGGTDDHTGKPNFFKAKMFLYFTIADGLALFSSSTAMLMFLFILTSRYAENDFLNSLPLKLMIGLTSLFISIASMMMAFSTAFYLSCQYESRWLSEFTFLFALVPVALFGFMQFPLEEEEEEIEEELADVTFGDLQKARSNGSHVLLPPHPKNDKKKAARANKNRYCFILIYLLL; encoded by the exons ATGGCTAACCCACAAGCACAAAAGATATCACCTGCCGGGATTCAATTGTCCACGGGTAACTGCGATTCAGCAACTGGGATATACAACCAATCAGCACACATCGCCGTCGACATGTCGACTGATTCGGCTCAACCTAACAGACCTTTGTCTTATCTACTAGAACATGCAAATA GAGAAGAGTACCTTAAGACATGTGTTCCCCTCTACAAGTATGCACTAAAGGGCGATTGGGAAGATGCAGAACGAATCTTGAAAAGGGACAGGAATCTTCTGAGAGCTAGCATATCTAGAGGATATGAAACAGTCCTTCATGTTGCAGCAGGAGCAAGACGTGTTCACTTTGTGGAGAAACTGATCAGCATGATGGACGAAGAAGATTTGGCACTGCAGGACGTAAATGGAAACACTGCCTTATGTATTGCTGCCGCGGCTGGATCTCTAGACATTGTCCAGATTTTGTTACAGGAGAACAAGTCTTTACTATCGATTCGAGGCGGTAAAGATATGACACCAACCTATATAGCTGTCGTGTTCGGACAGTCGGAAATTGCATGGCACCTGTACAAGTACCCTGGAAGTGACAAGATGTTGGAGAAAACAGACCGCGAAAACTTGTTCTTTTCTTCCATCAGCAATGGTTTGTATG ATTTGGCCTTAGAGTTGCTGAATGATGATAGAACATTAGCAACAGCACGTACTGCATCGCAGAAATATAAAACGGCCTTGCATATATTGGCACGAAGGCCTTCGGCATTTGGTGGCAGCCAAAGTCCAGGAATGTGGAGTAGACTCATTAAATCAT GTTTGATGAAGTTTTCTTGCAAAGGAAAGTTAAATCAAGCTGATGAAGCACTTCAGCTGGTCCAACGCCTTTGGGAAGAAATTTTGAAAGATGAGCATGAAGACGTGATGAGGCTGATCAAATATCCTACAAATTTATTATTTGACGCTGCGGAATTAGGGAATCATGAGTTCCTGGCAGAGCTTATGAGCTCATATCCTGAGTTAGTATGGGAAACTGATGACAGAAATAGAACCATAATCCATGTCGCAGTTCTGCATCGTCATGCAAGTATCTTCAATCTAGTGCATGAAATAGGCTCAATCAAAGACGTCATAGTAACATTTGCTGATGATCAGGGTAACAACATTGTGCATATGGCTGCAAAATTGGCACCTCAAAATCAATTAAATCTCGTGTCAGGCGTAGCTCTTCAAATGCATCGAGAGTTGGTATGGTTTGAG GAAGTCAAAAGAATTGTTCAACCTCAGTACATAGAGATGGAAAACCAGCAAGGAAAAACACCTCAAGAACTATTCACAAAGGAGCATAGGGCGCTAATGCGTCAAGGAGAATCATGGATGAAGGACACTGCAGCTTCATGCTTGCTCGTTGCGACTATTATTGCAACTGTAGTGTTTTCAGCTGCGTTTAGCATACCGGGTGGCACAGATGATCATACCGGAAAGCCGAATTTCTTCAAAGCAAAAATGTTCTTATACTTCACCATAGCCGACGGACTAGCACTCTTTTCGTCTTCAACTGCAATGCTGATGTTCTTGTTCATACTGACCTCACGGTATGCAGAAAACGATTTTCTCAACTCCTTACCGCTGAAGTTGATGATAGGACTCACTTCCCTGTTCATCTCTATCGCATCGATGATGATGGCTTTCAGCACCGCCTTCTATTTGTCGTGTCAATATGAATCAAGATGGCTTTCAGAATTTACATTTTTATTTGCACTTGTCCCAGTTGCTTTGTTTGGGTTTATGCAATTCCCTCTC GAAGAGGAGGAAGAGGAGATAGAGGAGGAGCTTGCAGATGTGACCTTTGGGGATTTGCAGAAGGCGCGATCCAACGGCTCGCATGTCTTGTTGCCTCCTCACCCTAAAAATGACAAGAAGAAGGCTGCCCGAGCTAACAAGAACCGGTATTGCTTTATACTTATTTATTTACTTTTGTAA